TGGGTTCCCCTCCAAATTTCGGGGAAATGATTATAGAAATTAGCAGTTCGCGCGGCTTTGACGAGTTCCGAAGGACTTAGGCTTACAACGTTCATCCTGTTGATCGGCAAGTGGTTAAGTGCAGGTTATCGCTGTGGCATGTTACTGCTTTATATTAGACGAAGTTATAAATAAGTGCCGCGATCCCATTGAAACTTGTAAGAACACCAGGGTTGCAGAGTTTCAGGAGATATGTTGGTGGTGACACGCATTTCTAGACAGGGGCTCATGAATTGGCGCACGGCGTTGGTTTGGATCTTTTATGCAATGGTTTCGCCTTGGGGATCACTGCTGGCTTCGGAGGTCCGCCCCGTCCGTCCCAATGTGGTGGTGTTTCTGGCGGATGATGCGGGTTGGGGGGACTATGAGATCAATGGAAATGAGATGGTGAAGACGCCGAGGATTGATTCGATTGGTCGGGACGGGGTTTCTTTTGAGAGGTTTTATGTTTGTCCGGTTTGTTCGCCGACACGGGCAGAGTTTCTGACCGGGCGTTATTATTTGCGGACGGGAGTGCGTGGGGTTTCGACGGGGCAGGAACGGTTGAATGTGGACGAGAAGACAGTCGCGGATGCGTTCAAGGCGGCGGGTTATGCGACGGGGGCGTTTGGCAAGTGGCACAATGGGAGTCAGTGGCCGTATCATCCAACGGCGCGGGGATTTGATGAATATTTTGGACACACTTCAGGGCATTGGGGGGAGTATGTGGACGCACCGCTGGAGGAGAATGGGGAGATGGTGAGGACGAAGGGTTATATCGTGGATGTGTGCACGGACAAGGCGCTGGAGTTCATCGAGCGAAACCAGGCGAAGCCGTTTTTTTGTTTCGTGCCGTTTACGACACCGCACAGTCCATGGAAGGCGACGGATGAAGACTGGGAGAGGTGGAAGGGCCGGGAGTTGCCTCAGCGGGGAACGGATGTCGAGAAGGAGGTGGCGGACGAAACGCGCTGTGCTCTGGCAATGGTGGAGAATCAGGATTGGAATGTTGGCAGGGTGTTGGACAAGTTGGAGGCGTTGGGATTGAGCAAGAACACCATTGTGGTTTATTTCTCGGACAATGGGCCGAACGGGCATCGTTGGAACGGCGGGATGAAAGGGAAGAAAGGCGGGGTAGATGAAGGATCGGTGAGGTCGCCGTTGTTGGTGAAGTGGCCGGAGAAGGTGGTGAAAGGAGGAAGGGTGGAGGAGATTGCGGGGGCGATGGATTTGTTGCCAACGTTGGTTTCGATGGCGGGGATCAAACGGGTGGGTGACAAGGTGTTGGATGGGCGGGATTTGAGTCCTTTGATGACGGGCAATGGAGGCAAAGAGGCATGGCCGGAACGGACGATTTTTTCAACCTGGGGGAGGAAGGTGAGCGCGAGGACGCAGCGGTATCGGCTGGATGAGAAGGGTCAGCTTTTTGACATGGTGGCCGATCCGGGGCAGCTGGTGGCAGTGAATGATCGCAAGCCCGAGGTTGAGGCGAAGTTGCTGGATGAAGTGAACGCGGGGAAGGTGGAGATGGGATTCGATGAGGCGAAGGCAGCAGGGGCCAATGCGGTCGACCCGAGGTTGATTGGAGTGGGGTATCGGGAGTTTCCAATCACGATGTTGCCAGCCCGGGATGGGGAGCCGTTGGGAGCGTTGAAGCGCAGCAGCAAGGCTCCGAATTGTTCGTATTTTGTGAACTGGACATCGTTGGATGACCGGATGGTGTGGAAGGTGGAAGTGCAGACGGCCGGGCGGTATGAGGTGGTGATCGATCATACCTGTGCCGTGGGAGACGAGGGCGCCGAAGTGGAGCTGGCTTTGGGGGGAAGCAGGTTGACTGGCAAGGTGACGGAGGCGTGGGATCCGCCGCTTTTTACGAATCAGGACACTTTACCGAGACCGGACGGAGAGTCGTCGATGAAAGAGTTCAAGGAGCTGAAGTTGGGGGTGATGGAGCTGGAGAAGGGCGCGGGGGATTTGATGTTACGGGCGCTGAAGATACCGGGGAAGGGCGTGATGGACGTTAGGAGGGTGACGCTGAGATTGATGGAATAGCGTGAGAATCTTTGAATGAAGCTTTTCGCGTTGTCGCATTGCGGTAGTTTATTGCTTCATATGAGCACGACCCAGACGAATGGAGATGGTGATAAGGAATCTGATTTCGATTTTGTTCAGGAAGTGCGTCTGAGAGCGAGCGAAGAGGAAGTTTGGGATGCGTTGACCGAGGTTGAGCAGGTTAAAAAGTATTATCTGGCGCCACCGTTGAAGCTGGAGATGAAAACCGGCGGGGAAATTTTATTCGGGAATGCGGATGAAGTGATGATTTCCGGAGAGGTGTTGGAGGTCAGAAAGCCTGATCGATGGGTTCATACTTTTCGATTTGGGCCACAACTGCGAGATGGGGCGGAGGGGGATCCCGACACCGTGGTGTCTTATGCAATTCGGAGAGATGGGGATGAGACGATTCTGAAACTGGTCCACTCGGGTTTTACGGAGGAGAATCAAACGCGGGCGGATATCTCGGGGGGGTGGCCGATCATCATGTCGGGGTTGAAGAAGGTGGTGGAAGAAGGCCGGTGATTTTTCGGGTTATGTCGCGGGCGATGGCTCATCCTTATCCGCTAAGTCAAAGGCAGGCGCGACGGGTGTGGTTGCATGCGCAGGGACTTGATGTTCATGCGCCTTTTGGTGGTGGGGCGGAGGCGACACGACTGGCGGTGGAGCATCTGGGATATGTGCAGATTGACACGATCCACGTGATTGAGCGCTGCCATCATCACATTCTGCATTCGCGAATTCCGAGTTATGAACGGGGACATTTACGTCAGGCGCAGAGCGTGGATAAGACGGTGTTTGAGTATTGGACCCACGCGCTGGCTTATGTGCCGACGAGAGATCTGCGATTTTTTGTGGGAGCGATGAAGCAGCATCGCAAGAACACAGGAACCTGGTTGGGCGCGGTGACGCCGCAGGAGTTGCGCGGGGTGATTGGGCAGATCAAGGCGCAGGGGCCGCTTTCGATTCGGGATATGGACGATGCGGTGTTGGTGGACAAGACTCATCTGTGGGCAAGTCGCAAGCCTTCCCAGAAGGCGTTGCAGTTGGGTTTTTACAATGGGCTGCTGGCGATCAGCGAGCGCCGGGGGATGTTGAAGACGTATGAGCTGATGGAGCGTCACTTTGGCGGGGAGAAATTGCCGAAGGCCGCTTCGACAACCGAGACGATGGGTTATTTATTGGATCGTGCTTTGCAAGCCCAAGGGGTGGTGAGTTTGGATTCGATTTGTCATCTCAATGCCGGGCGTAAAGCGGCGGTGCGCAAGGTGATTGATGCGCGGGTTCGGCGTGGCAGTTTGGTGAGGGTGGCACTGGAGGGGGATGAAAAGACGGAGTATTGGATGGAGCCTGGGTGGCTGGAGCGGCGGTTCGAGGAGATGGAGCCTGTGGCGCGTTTGTTGTCGCCATTTGATCCGTTGATCATCCAACGCAAACGCTTGCAGCGATTTTTTGGCTACGAGCATGTGTTTGAGGCTTATCTACCGAAGGAGAAGCGACGGTTTGGTTATTTCGCGTTGCCGGTGCTTGTGAGGGATGAGGTGGTGGCGGCGATCGATTTAAAAACGGATCGCCAGAATCAGAAGCTGTGTATTCAACAGTGGCACTGGGTTGGGAATGGGGCAGACAGCATCCATCGACCGGCTATCGAGGCGGCTCTGGATGATTTTGAGCGGTTTCAGCTGGGGAACTAGAATCAACGGATGACGACGGGGGAGCTGATGGTGGCTTTGCGGTCATCGGTGACGGTGAAGAAATAGAGGTCGGCTCCGGCGGGTGGGGCGGGGGCGGTGAGCAGTTGGTTTTCGCTGATCACGGCAGGGACGGTGGTCCAGACGCGTTTATTGATGGGAAGGGCGGGGTCGCCGGGAAGGGCGTAATGGAGTTCGGCTTTGGTGAGTGGGGTGACGCTGGCGACGGTGGCGGTGATGGTGTTGTCTTTGATGGTGGGCAGGTCGGCGATTTTCGGAAGGGGTTTGGCGGAGCGCAGATGGAGGGCGTGGTCGACATAGAGGCCGATTTCTTGGGGCGCCCAGCCGGATTCGTGGCCGTGGGGCATGTTGACCTGGATGCGGATGTTTTTGGCGGCGGGGACGGCGTTGTAGCTTTTCATGTAGCTGTCGAGGGGATAGGCAAAATCGTTGGTGCCGTTGACGAAGAAGGTGGGGACCTGGCTTTGTTTGAGCCAGCTGCCGGGATCGTAGAGTTTGACCCAGCGTGCGGTTTGGTCTGGGCCAATGCCTTCGAAGTCTTTAAGCCAGGTGCTGTTTTCATTGAGGAATCCGCAACCATAAACGGGGACGGCGGCTTTGAATCGGGAGTCGACGGAAGAGACAATGCAGGTGGTGTAGCCGCCCCAGGAAATGCCGGTGACGGCGGTGCGGGTTTTGTCCACTTCGGGTAAGCTGAGGAGAAGGGAGTGGGCGAGGATGCCGTTGGCGACGGCATGGTAGGACCAGTCGTCGGTGAGGTCTTCAGTGTTGAGGGTTTTAAATTTTTCGACGTGCGATTGTTCGGGGCCGCCATCGGGCAAGCGGGTGCGTTTTTTTGGATCGGTTTCGTCGGGTCGGGAACCGGCGAGGTCCATGGCGATGGCGGCGTATCCGCGTCGGGCCCACAGTTCGGCCCAGACTTTAAAAGCGGTGCCGCCGCCGCCGTGGATGAGGACGATGGCGGGAAACTTGCCTTTTTCTTCAGCGGTTGGCGTGCGTTTTTCGAGGGTGGCGGGCGAGGCGTAGTAGGCGAAGACGCTGGTGGGTCTGCCGTGATAGGGTTCGCCGGAATAGGTGAGGCTGTGGACGGGGGCGTCCGTGGCGAGCCATTGGAGGGAGGGTGGCGTGGAGAGTTTCTTGAGATCCCAGGGGGTTTCCGCAGCACTGAGGAGGCTGGGGAACAGGCAGATAACGAGGAGAAAGAGGCGTGGGATGATCATGGGATTCGTGGACGTAAAAAAAGAAACGCAGCGGGGGCGGCGTTTCTTTTGGTGGGTTGGAAAGAGGAGGCGGGAGGTTTATTTGACGAGGACGCGGGTGGCTTTGGAGGATTTTTGGGCTTTGAAGGTGAAGTCGTAGAGTTGGGGGGCGCTGATGTTGTTGTCTTCGTCGGACTCCAGGATGCTGCCACGGTAGAGGTCGCCGGTGTCGTTGAGCCAGGTGTCGTCGAAGGATTCGAGGGGCCGGTCGATGACGAGGACGACCTCACATTTGGTCACGGAAAGGGGAATGGAAAAACCGCCGAAATTTGATTCCGCGTAGTCGTAGGAAGGAACTGCACCAAATTCGGTATAGCCAATGTAACAGGTTTTGCCGACGGGATATTTGTCGGGATCGGTGCTGGCGATGACCCTCATGCCGAACCAGCCGTGGACGCCGGTGGCATCAGCATTGCCGATGTTGGCGACGTAGGAGGTGACGTCGTATTCGCGGAAGTAAGTGCCGGTGTAGACGTGTTGGGCGCTGACGGCGAAGGGGAAGAGGTCGGGGCGGGGGATGGCTTGAACGACGGGAGGATTGGTAGGGGTGGTGACGCGGTTGATTTTGTCAGCTGGGCTGTAGAGCTGGGCCTGGGTTTTTGTGCTGACAAGTCCGACGGTGATGAAGAGCAGGAGGATGCTGAGACGGTTGGCTTTCGATTTCATGATGGATGGCGCGGGTGGATGATTTGCGCGGCTGAGGATTTCATGTGGGCAGGCGGGAGGATGTGACGGAAGTTGTCGCGGTGGAGAATTCGTCATTTGCATCTGGGGTGGCGTTGGGGGATCAATGGAGGATGAGCACGGTAAACCTCGGATTGATTCAGACCCACGCCACGGATGACAAGGTGGATAATTTACAGCGCACGATGACCTTGGTGCGTGAGGCGGCGGCGAAGGGGGCGAAGATTGTGTGTTTGCAGGAGTTGTTTTTGACGCCGTATTTCTGCAAGCGCGAGGACACGGAATTGTTCGATCTGGCAGAGCCGATTCCAGGCAAGACGACGGAAGACTTAAGTGCGCTGGCGAAGGAGTTGAATGTGGTGATTGTGGCGTCGCTTTTTGAAAAACGTGCGGCGGGGCTGTATCACAACACAGCGGCGATCATTGACGCGGACGGGACTTATATGGGCAAGTATCGGAAGATGCACATCCCAGAGGATCCGGGGTTCAACGAGAAATTTTATTTCACGCCAGGGGATACGGGGTATCGGGTTTGGCGCACAAAACATGGCAACATCGGGGTGCTGGTG
The Phragmitibacter flavus genome window above contains:
- a CDS encoding alpha/beta hydrolase family protein, which gives rise to MIIPRLFLLVICLFPSLLSAAETPWDLKKLSTPPSLQWLATDAPVHSLTYSGEPYHGRPTSVFAYYASPATLEKRTPTAEEKGKFPAIVLIHGGGGTAFKVWAELWARRGYAAIAMDLAGSRPDETDPKKRTRLPDGGPEQSHVEKFKTLNTEDLTDDWSYHAVANGILAHSLLLSLPEVDKTRTAVTGISWGGYTTCIVSSVDSRFKAAVPVYGCGFLNENSTWLKDFEGIGPDQTARWVKLYDPGSWLKQSQVPTFFVNGTNDFAYPLDSYMKSYNAVPAAKNIRIQVNMPHGHESGWAPQEIGLYVDHALHLRSAKPLPKIADLPTIKDNTITATVASVTPLTKAELHYALPGDPALPINKRVWTTVPAVISENQLLTAPAPPAGADLYFFTVTDDRKATISSPVVIR
- a CDS encoding sulfatase-like hydrolase/transferase, which translates into the protein MNWRTALVWIFYAMVSPWGSLLASEVRPVRPNVVVFLADDAGWGDYEINGNEMVKTPRIDSIGRDGVSFERFYVCPVCSPTRAEFLTGRYYLRTGVRGVSTGQERLNVDEKTVADAFKAAGYATGAFGKWHNGSQWPYHPTARGFDEYFGHTSGHWGEYVDAPLEENGEMVRTKGYIVDVCTDKALEFIERNQAKPFFCFVPFTTPHSPWKATDEDWERWKGRELPQRGTDVEKEVADETRCALAMVENQDWNVGRVLDKLEALGLSKNTIVVYFSDNGPNGHRWNGGMKGKKGGVDEGSVRSPLLVKWPEKVVKGGRVEEIAGAMDLLPTLVSMAGIKRVGDKVLDGRDLSPLMTGNGGKEAWPERTIFSTWGRKVSARTQRYRLDEKGQLFDMVADPGQLVAVNDRKPEVEAKLLDEVNAGKVEMGFDEAKAAGANAVDPRLIGVGYREFPITMLPARDGEPLGALKRSSKAPNCSYFVNWTSLDDRMVWKVEVQTAGRYEVVIDHTCAVGDEGAEVELALGGSRLTGKVTEAWDPPLFTNQDTLPRPDGESSMKEFKELKLGVMELEKGAGDLMLRALKIPGKGVMDVRRVTLRLME
- a CDS encoding carbon-nitrogen hydrolase, with product MSTVNLGLIQTHATDDKVDNLQRTMTLVREAAAKGAKIVCLQELFLTPYFCKREDTELFDLAEPIPGKTTEDLSALAKELNVVIVASLFEKRAAGLYHNTAAIIDADGTYMGKYRKMHIPEDPGFNEKFYFTPGDTGYRVWRTKHGNIGVLVCWDQWYPEAARLTAMQGADILFYPTAIGWLASEKDELGKAQHCAWETVQRGHAVANGCFVAAVNRVGFEEETEFWGQSFVANPYGEIVAKASRKDEEVLIVPVELKEVEDFRRIWPFFRDRRIDSYQPIVQRWGNE
- a CDS encoding winged helix-turn-helix domain-containing protein: MSRAMAHPYPLSQRQARRVWLHAQGLDVHAPFGGGAEATRLAVEHLGYVQIDTIHVIERCHHHILHSRIPSYERGHLRQAQSVDKTVFEYWTHALAYVPTRDLRFFVGAMKQHRKNTGTWLGAVTPQELRGVIGQIKAQGPLSIRDMDDAVLVDKTHLWASRKPSQKALQLGFYNGLLAISERRGMLKTYELMERHFGGEKLPKAASTTETMGYLLDRALQAQGVVSLDSICHLNAGRKAAVRKVIDARVRRGSLVRVALEGDEKTEYWMEPGWLERRFEEMEPVARLLSPFDPLIIQRKRLQRFFGYEHVFEAYLPKEKRRFGYFALPVLVRDEVVAAIDLKTDRQNQKLCIQQWHWVGNGADSIHRPAIEAALDDFERFQLGN
- a CDS encoding SRPBCC domain-containing protein is translated as MSTTQTNGDGDKESDFDFVQEVRLRASEEEVWDALTEVEQVKKYYLAPPLKLEMKTGGEILFGNADEVMISGEVLEVRKPDRWVHTFRFGPQLRDGAEGDPDTVVSYAIRRDGDETILKLVHSGFTEENQTRADISGGWPIIMSGLKKVVEEGR